The proteins below are encoded in one region of Portunus trituberculatus isolate SZX2019 chromosome 17, ASM1759143v1, whole genome shotgun sequence:
- the LOC123504743 gene encoding uncharacterized protein LOC123504743, with protein MEFDIKKCGVMNFGKSSMRSVYRYKMGDEELEIKTEERDLGITVTEGFSSEVHVKRKSGEAYNLVRNIRTAFCYIDEEMIKKLIVTMIRPRLEYAAVLWSPRMARDKRKLECMQRAVTKLPQTLVNLSYEQRLEKLSLPTLEKRREKGDLITMYRILSSSEKLDRDDLVVRDMRSGRKHGRKVKMNVCTKDIKKYSFPQRIVGIWNALEKEVVEAKTIHGFKEKLDKSRYRDGTARV; from the exons atggaatttgaTATCAAGAAGTGTGGAGTGATGAATTTTGGTAAGAGCAGTATGAGATCAGTGTACAGATATAAGATGGGGGATGAGGAATTGGAAAtaaagactgaagagagagatctGGGAATAACTGTGACGGAGGGATTCTCGTCAGAGGTTCATGTAAAGAGGAAATCTGGTGAAGCGTACAATTTGGTAAGGAACATAAGAACTGCATTCTGCTacatagatgaagagatgatcaaGAAGTTGATTGTTACAATGATTAGACCAAG GTTGGAGTATGCAGCGGTTCTTTGGTCTCCAAGAATGgcaagagataagaggaagctGGAATGCATGCAGAGGGCTGTGACGAAGCTGCCCCAAACCTTGGTGAATCTGTCTTATGAGCAGAGACTGGAAAAATTGAGTCTGCCGacactggaaaaaagaagagagaaaggagacctTATCACTATGTATAGGATTCTGTCTAGCAGTGAGAAGTTGGACCGTGATGATCTGGTGGTGAGGGATatgagaagtgggaggaagcatgggagaaaagtgaagatgaatgtgtgtacaaaggacataaagaaatacagttttccacaaagaaTTGTGGGGATCTGGAATGCGCTAGAGAAAGAAGTGGTTGAAGCAAAAACAATTCAcggatttaaggaaaagttagataagagtagatatagagacgggacagcacgagtttga